The following are from one region of the Acipenser ruthenus chromosome 19, fAciRut3.2 maternal haplotype, whole genome shotgun sequence genome:
- the LOC117424663 gene encoding pyruvate dehydrogenase [acetyl-transferring]-phosphatase 2, mitochondrial-like, which yields MSSTVLCRILHCVKNEVVCLRGQHRLYSMCLGPNSSSSSSVKRKRTKLLSSSSLTGLSWTNNSVFSMQNIFRHSSLQFQLAPVEINRILRANEQSVKIPEFDGKNLNPVLKFESNQLPANSPNEDRRSAATCLQTKGMMFGVFDGHAGYACAQAVSERLFYYIAVALMSQKNLEEIEFAMEHMKPVLPILQWYKPPNHYIYRESASLYLDHLRVFWQELIDHDNAEGMSTGDSLAYAFKRLDSDISLEAQVPLDNDIMRNMAIQVAFAGSTACVTHVDNIDLHVANSGDCRAILGVQEEDGSWSSLPLTHDHNALNPSELARVRSEHPKSEENTVVTGDRLLGLLMPLRAFGDVCFKWSKELQQSILENGFDLETLDIYHYAPPNYLTPPYLNVDPELTYHKLRPQDKFLILATDGLWDMLSNDEAVRLVAEHLTGIHLEEPVAASERQVKLGQMHSLLLKRRARAVPSRDPNVATHLIRHSIGTNEYGEIEQVQLAAMMSLPEDLTRMYRDDITVTVVYFNSDLIKAHYKENNLRFL from the coding sequence ATGTCAAGCACTGTGTTGTGCCGGATTTTGCACTGTGTAAAGAATGAAGTTGTTTGCTTGCGAGGCCAGCACAGACTGTACTCCATGTGTCTCGGcccaaacagcagcagcagtagcagtgtGAAACGGAAGAGAACGAAGCTGCTGAGCTCTTCCTCGCTGACCGGTCTCAGCTGGACCAATAACAGCGTCTTCAGCATGCAGAACATATTCAGACACTCGTCACTTCAGTTCCAGCTCGCGCCAGTGGAGATCAACAGGATTCTCCGAGCCAATGAGCAGTCGGTCAAGATCCCGGAATTTGACGGCAAGAACCTCAACCCGGTGCTCAAGTTCGAGAGCAACCAGCTTCCGGCCAATTCCCCAAACGAAGACCGCAGGAGTGCAGCCACCTGCCTGCAGACCAAAGGAATGATGTTTGGGGTGTTTGATGGGCATGCAGGGTATGCCTGCGCCCAAGCAGTGAGCGAGCGGCTCTTTTATTACATCGCTGTGGCCCTCATGTCTCAGAAGAATCTGGAGGAGATCGAATTCGCCATGGAGCACATGAAACCAGTGCTGCCTATCCTGCAGTGGTACAAGCCCCCCAACCATTACATCTACAGGGAGTCTGCTTCTCTCTACCTGGACCACCTTCGGGTTTTCTGGCAGGAGCTGATAGACCATGACAATGCAGAGGGCATGAGCACGGGTGATTCCCTGGCTTATGCCTTCAAGAGACTGGACTCTGATATCTCCCTGGAAGCCCAGGTTCCCCTGGACAACGACATCATGAGGAACATGGCCATTCAGGTGGCGTTTGCTGGCTCCACAGCCTGCGTGACCCATGTGGACAATATTGACTTACATGTGGCCAACTCGGGGGACTGTCGGGCAATCCTGGGGGTGCAGGAAGAGGACGGGAGTTGGTCTTCTTTGCCTCTCACACATGATCACAATGCACTCAACCCATCAGAGCTGGCACGAGTCAGATCTGAACACCCTAAATCGGAGGAAAACACAGTTGTAACCGGGGACAGATTACTGGGTCTCCTGATGCCTCTTCGGGCTTTCGGGGATGTATGCTTCAAATGGAGCAAGGAGCTTCAGCAGAGCATCTTAGAAAATGGTTTTGATTTGGAAACCCTTGACATCTACCACTACGCCCCGCCTAACTACCTCACTCCGCCCTACTTGAATGTGGACCCAGAGCTTACCTACCACAAGCTGAGGCCCCAGGATAAGTTCCTTATCCTGGCTACTGATGGTCTTTGGGACATGCTGAGCAATGATGAAGCAGTAAGACTGGTGGCTGAGCATTTAACTGGCATCCACTTAGAGGAGCCTGTGGCTGCCAGTGAGAGGCAGGTGAAGCTTGGGCAGATGCACAGCCTGCTGCTGAAGCGGAGGGCCAGAGCAGTGCCCTCACGCGATCCTAACGTGGCCACACACCTGATCCGCCACTCCATCGGTACCAACGAGTACGGGGAGATTGAGCAAGTGCAGCTGGCCGCCATGATGAGCCTCCCTGAGGACCTGACCAGGATGTACCGGGATGacatcactgtcactgtggtCTATTTCAACTCAGACCTAATCAAAGCACACTATAAGGAGAACAATTTACGTTTCCTGTAG